One segment of Glaciihabitans arcticus DNA contains the following:
- a CDS encoding DUF4244 domain-containing protein: MHKIRQRFMRIQERDEQGSATAEYAIATMAAVGFAGLLVVIMRSDEVRGILTDLVRNALSYGG, from the coding sequence ATGCACAAGATACGTCAGCGATTTATGAGGATTCAAGAGCGTGACGAGCAGGGGTCCGCCACGGCCGAGTACGCGATCGCGACCATGGCGGCCGTCGGGTTCGCCGGCCTGCTGGTCGTGATCATGCGCAGCGATGAGGTGCGGGGAATCCTGACCGACCTGGTGCGTAATGCCCTGTCGTACGGGGGCTAG
- a CDS encoding TadA family conjugal transfer-associated ATPase produces the protein MNDSPSPVIGGFVAVRPSAGKTPVTVATDAPSYPVEFGVLADFVADARVTDVFVNAPGEIWVDRGDGLERPDRAPLTEQQAHDLAVHLVALGGRHIDEASPCVDARLHGGIRVHAVLPPISPRGTLISVRLPRRGGFSLDDLARAGFFAPTVLETVRDLIARRENILVTGAGGSGKTTLLSAMLSAASPIERIVAIEDVAELRVAHPHFVSLESRQANLEGAGEVSLTRLVREALRMRPDRLVLGECRGAELREMLSALNTGHDGGAGTLHANSLADVPARLEALGALAGMSATAVARQAVSAIGTVLHLERDASGVRRLVASGRFRVDERDRLAIT, from the coding sequence GTGAACGACTCTCCTTCCCCAGTTATCGGCGGCTTCGTGGCGGTGCGCCCTTCCGCGGGCAAGACGCCGGTCACGGTCGCGACCGACGCACCCTCCTACCCGGTCGAGTTCGGCGTACTCGCCGACTTTGTTGCCGATGCCCGGGTCACCGACGTATTCGTCAATGCGCCGGGAGAGATCTGGGTCGACCGTGGGGATGGCCTCGAGCGGCCGGACCGTGCACCGCTCACCGAACAGCAGGCGCACGATCTGGCGGTGCACCTCGTCGCCCTGGGCGGTCGGCACATCGATGAGGCGAGCCCGTGCGTCGACGCCCGGTTGCACGGCGGAATTCGCGTGCATGCGGTGTTGCCACCGATCTCGCCACGCGGCACCCTCATCTCGGTGCGCCTGCCCCGCCGCGGCGGATTCAGCCTCGACGACCTCGCCAGGGCCGGCTTCTTCGCGCCGACCGTGCTCGAGACCGTTCGCGACCTGATCGCGCGGCGCGAGAACATCCTCGTAACGGGCGCGGGCGGCAGTGGCAAGACGACTCTTCTCTCCGCGATGTTGTCGGCGGCCAGCCCCATCGAGCGGATCGTCGCCATCGAAGACGTGGCCGAGCTGCGGGTGGCGCATCCGCACTTCGTCTCGCTCGAATCGCGGCAGGCCAACCTCGAGGGCGCCGGTGAGGTGAGTCTCACGCGACTTGTGCGTGAAGCCCTGAGGATGCGCCCCGACCGCCTCGTGCTCGGCGAGTGCCGCGGAGCCGAGCTGCGCGAGATGCTCAGCGCGCTCAACACGGGCCACGACGGCGGTGCCGGTACGCTGCACGCCAACTCCCTCGCCGACGTGCCCGCCCGGCTCGAAGCGCTCGGAGCGCTCGCCGGGATGTCGGCGACGGCCGTTGCGAGGCAGGCCGTGAGTGCGATCGGAACGGTGTTGCACCTCGAGCGGGATGCGTCTGGCGTGCGGAGGCTCGTGGCATCCGGTCGCTTTCGCGTCGACGAGCGGGATCGGCTGGCGATCACGTGA
- a CDS encoding TadE family type IV pilus minor pilin, whose product MPCRTGASRVRRGTEGAGERGSVTAEFAAVVPAVVLLLACALASVQLAAQQVLVQDAAADAARSLARGDPPGTVASRAAHSVPGVRLSSSGSGDLLCARLTARSRSPVGTILGLTLTARSCALAGGL is encoded by the coding sequence ATGCCCTGTCGTACGGGGGCTAGCCGAGTTCGGCGCGGAACAGAAGGAGCCGGTGAACGCGGCAGCGTTACTGCCGAGTTCGCCGCGGTGGTGCCGGCCGTCGTGCTGCTGCTCGCGTGTGCCCTCGCGAGCGTGCAGCTCGCGGCGCAGCAGGTGCTGGTTCAGGATGCCGCGGCCGACGCAGCGCGCTCCCTCGCGCGCGGCGACCCGCCGGGCACCGTCGCAAGTCGAGCCGCGCACTCCGTGCCGGGTGTCCGGCTGTCCTCGAGCGGATCGGGTGACCTGTTGTGCGCGAGACTCACCGCACGCTCCCGGTCCCCGGTGGGCACGATCCTCGGCCTCACTCTGACCGCACGGAGCTGCGCCCTGGCGGGAGGACTGTGA
- a CDS encoding Rv3654c family TadE-like protein has product MSKRERGSGSILAVALIAGTLCLLALLLPLQFALARGQSLAGAADAAALAAADVSSGAVAGFPCESAAVVARANGAELEACELDGLVATVRVTGTVLGFSVRAAATAGPPPDTSPVDPSSGVN; this is encoded by the coding sequence GTGAGTAAGCGGGAGCGGGGCAGCGGATCCATTCTCGCCGTCGCACTCATCGCGGGCACGCTGTGCTTGCTCGCGCTGCTGCTCCCGCTCCAGTTCGCGCTCGCTCGCGGGCAGTCACTGGCGGGTGCCGCGGACGCCGCCGCGCTCGCCGCAGCCGACGTGAGCTCGGGGGCTGTCGCAGGATTCCCGTGCGAGTCCGCGGCCGTGGTGGCCCGTGCGAACGGAGCGGAACTGGAGGCGTGCGAGCTCGACGGGCTCGTCGCAACCGTTCGCGTCACGGGCACCGTGCTGGGGTTCAGCGTGCGCGCCGCGGCTACCGCCGGGCCGCCTCCTGACACCTCACCGGTCGACCCCTCGTCGGGGGTGAATTAG